In Zingiber officinale cultivar Zhangliang chromosome 6A, Zo_v1.1, whole genome shotgun sequence, a single genomic region encodes these proteins:
- the LOC121997162 gene encoding probable lipoxygenase 8, chloroplastic produces MLAKPSTPPPPPPPPPPPPLLALHWRAPPPLPFHGAGRRLRPSRNPGMLPSGVRRPTRRCRGITISCTGVKIKEVVTLSTGDGHGGSLTVKAVVTVQSTAAGVLGSLLGFSKLTDGVKDLLGKSLLLELVSAQLDPKTGLEKETLPAYARRASKEGNLITYEATFEVGEDFGIIGGVFVTNDQSKEMFVKDIKLVTSNPDATLPTFTCNSWVASKSDNPEKRLFFINKSYLPAQTPNGLVRLRAKELAILRGNGQGERKSFERIYDYDVYNDLGEPDDDVDKTRPVLGGSKEYPYPRRCRTGRPKSKKDPKSETRSGSFYVPRDEAFSEVKSANFSVKTFRSVLRAVVPSIQSAIIDVHLGFPYFTAIDSLFSEGLNLPKLEGTGLLRGVLPRLVRTVTDGKQEVLLFETPEMIDRDKFSWLRDEEFARQCLAGINPYAIALLETFPIVSKLDPKFYGPADSAITEEILEKEIKGVMTVQEALENKRLFILDYHDLFLPYVHKVRELKDTTLYGSRTIFFLTDEGRLRPLVIELTRPASATKPQWKQVFRPSSDATENWLWKHAKSHVRAHDSCHHELISHWLRTHCCVEPYSIAAHRQLSEIHPIYRLLHPHFRYTMEINALARQALINAGGIIEIAFSPLKYSIEISSVAYDQNWRFDMEALPADLIRRGMAVEDATAEHGLRLTIEDYPFAKDGLLIWSAIEEWVRDYVSHYYPTASEVTGDVELQAWWHEVRTKGHGDKQDEPWWPKLESPEALSQTLTTIIWVASAHHAAVNFGQYHFGGYFPNRPSIARTKMPTEDNDEKSFERFLKRPEASLLRCLPSQIQATVVMAVLDVLSNHSEDEEYLGGAPEAAWAEEPAIKSAFESFSVRLKEIEGLIDARNSDPELKNRFGAGLVPYELMKPFSAPGVTGKGIPNSVSI; encoded by the exons ATGTTGGCAAAACCTAgtactcctcctcctcctcctcctcctcctcctcctcctcctcttcttgctcTCCATTGGCGTGCTCCTCCACCTCTCCCCTTTCATGGCGCCGGCCGCCGTCTCCGGCCAAGCCGTAATCCCGGCATGCTGCCCTCTGGGGTGCGCAGGCCCACGAGAAGGTGTCGTGGCATTACCATAAGCTGCACCGGCGTGAAGATTAAGGAAGTAGTGACCTTGTCTACGGGAGACGGCCACGGCGGCTCCCTCACCGTGAAGGCGGTGGTGACGGTGCAATCGACGGCCGCCGGGGTGCTCGGCAGCCTCCTTGGGTTCTCCAAACTCACCGACGGCGTCAAGGACTTGCTTGGCAAATCTCTCCTGCTTGAGCTCGTCAGCGCACAGCTCGATCCCA AAACGGGATTGGAGAAGGAGACTCTTCCAGCCTATGCTCGCAGAGCGAGCAAAGAGGGCAACTTGATCACGTATGAAGCCACCTTTGAAGTTGGCGAGGATTTTGGCATCATTGGAGGTGTGTTTGTGACGAATGATCAAAGCAAGGAGATGTTCGTCAAGGACATCAAGCTTGTGACCAGCAATCCTGATGCAACTTTGCCCACTTTTACATGCAACTCATGGGTGGCCTCAAAGTCCGACAACCCTGAAAAAAGATTATTCTTCATCAACAAG TCTTACTTGCCAGCCCAAACCCCAAATGGCCTTGTGCGATTGAGGGCAAAGGAGCTCGCGATTTTGAGAGGAAATGGTCAGGGAGAGCGCAAGAGCTTTGAAAGGATCTATGACTACGATGTCTATAATGATCTTGGCGAACCAGATGATGATGTTGACAAAACCAGACCAGTTCTTGGAGGGAGCAAAGAGTATCCATACCCAAGGCGTTGCAGAACAGGGCGTCCAAAGTCTAAAAAAG ATCCCAAATCTGAAACAAGGAGTGGCTCCTTCTACGTACCTAGAGATGAAGCCTTTTCCGAGGTGAAGTCGGCTAATTTCTCAGTGAAGACATTTCGGTCAGTGCTTCGTGCAGTTGTTCCCTCAATCCAGAGTGCAATTATTGACGTCCATCTAGGATTCCCATACTTCACCGCCATTGATTCACTCTTCAGTGAAgggttgaatctgccaaagctcGAAGGGACGGGCTTATTGCGGGGTGTGCTTCCTCGCTTGGTGAGGACTGTCACTGACGGAAAACAAGAAGTCCTGCTATTTGAAACGCCAGAAATGATTGACA GGGACAAGTTCTCATGGCTCAGAGATGAAGAATTTGCTCGCCAATGCTTGGCTGGAATAAATCCCTACGCCATTGCGCTGCTCGAG ACATTCCCTATAGTGAGCAAACTGGATCCGAAGTTCTATGGCCCAGCAGACTCGGCAATCACAGAAGAAATACTTGAGAAAGAGATCAAAGGTGTCATGACTGTGCAAGAG GCGCTGGAGAACAAGCGGCTGTTCATTCTGGACTATCATGATCTATTCTTGCCATACGTGCACAAAGTGAGAGAGTTGAAGGACACCACCTTGTATGGCTCTCGtaccatcttcttcctcaccgaTGAAGGCAGACTGCGGCCTCTCGTAATTGAACTCACCAGACCAGCCTCCGCTACCAAGCCCCAGTGGAAGCAGGTCTTCAGGCCTTCTTCGGATGCAACTGAAAATTGGTTGTGGAAGCATGCTAAGTCCCATGTCCGTGCTCACGATTCGTGCCACCATGAGCTCATCAGCCACTG GCTAAGAACACATTGCTGTGTGGAGCCCTACTCAATTGCAGCGCATCGGCAGCTCAGCGAGATACACCCCATCTATCGCCTGCTGCACCCGCATTTCCGTTACACCATGGAAATCAATGCACTCGCAAGGCAGGCCCTCATCAATGCCGGTGGAATCATTGAGATAGCTTTCTCTCCGCTCAAGTACTCCATAGAGATCAGCTCCGTGGCCTACGATCAGAACTGGCGTTTCGACATGGAAGCTCTCCCAGCCGACTTAATACGAAG GGGAATGGCAGTGGAGGACGCCACGGCCGAGCACGGCCTAAGATTGACCATCGAGGACTACCCTTTCGCAAAGGACGGCCTCCTAATCTGGTCGGCGATCGAGGAATGGGTGCGGGACTACGTCTCGCATTACTACCCGACCGCGAGCGAGGTGACGGGCGACGTCGAGCTCCAGGCCTGGTGGCACGAGGTGCGGACCAAGGGGCACGGCGACAAGCAGGACGAGCCGTGGTGGCCCAAGCTGGAAAGTCCAGAGGCCCTGTCACAGACTCTGACCACCATTATCTGGGTGGCGTCGGCGCACCACGCGGCGGTCAACTTCGGGCAGTACCACTTCGGCGGCTACTTCCCCAACCGTCCATCGATCGCGCGGACCAAGATGCCGACGGAAGACAACGACGAGAAGAGCTTCGAGAGGTTCCTGAAGAGGCCGGAGGCGTCGCTGCTGCGGTGCCTGCCGAGCCAGATCCAGGCGACGGTGGTGATGGCGGTGCTGGACGTGCTGTCGAACCACTCGGAGGACGAGGAGTATCTCGGCGGGGCGCCGGAGGCGGCGTGGGCGGAGGAGCCAGCGATCAAGTCGGCGTTCGAGAGCTTCAGCGTGAGATTGAAGGAGATCGAGGGGCTGATCGACGCGAGGAACTCCGATCCGGAGCTCAAGAATAGATTTGGAGCCGGACTCGTGCCGTACGAGCTCATGAAACCCTTCTCGGCGCCCGGCGTCACAGGAAAAGGAATCCCTAATAGCGTttctatttaa
- the LOC121997163 gene encoding 3-oxoacyl-[acyl-carrier-protein] reductase FabG-like: protein MGSGGKLEGKVVMVTGASSGIGRDLCLSLASAGCRVVAAARRADRLKTLCEDITALRPGNPTAAAAVVLDISGGEAVVAAAVRRAWDAFGRIDGLVNNAGIRGGVHASLDWPKEEWDDIIRTNLTGTWLVSKHVCRLMRDAKVNGSVINVSSIAGLLGSRTPGAIAYDASKTAVHALTQAMALDVGAYNIRVNAIAPGLFKSEITASLMEMPWLSALTKKLVPLKTLGTTDPAITMLVQYLLHDSSEYISANVFIVDAGTSLTGVPLYSSL, encoded by the exons ATGGGGAGCGGCGGGAAGCTGGAGGGAAAGGTCGTGATGGTCACCGGCGCCTCCTCCGGCATTGGCCGCGACCTCTGTCTCAGCCTTGCCAGCGCAGGCTGTCGCGTCGTGGCGGCCGCGCGGCGAGCCGACCGCCTCAAGACCCTCTGCGAGGATATCACCGCGTTACGACCAGGAAACCCGACTGCCGCCGCGGCGGTAGTTCTGGATATTAGCGGCGGTGAGGCGGTCGTCGCGGCCGCTGTGCGCAGGGCGTGGGACGCGTTCGGGCGGATCGATGGGTTGGTCAACAACGCCGGAATTCGAG GAGGTGTGCATGCATCACTAGATTGGCCAAAGGAGGAATGGGACGACATCATCAGAACCAATCTGACTGGAACATGGTTAGTTTCCAAACACGTGTGCAGGCTGATGCGCGACGCCAAGGTCAACGGATCCGTCATCAACGTTTCATCCATTGCCGGACTCCTCGGCTCTCGCACTCCGGGAGCGATCGCTTACGATGCTTCCAAAACAGCAGTTCATGCACTCACTCAG GCAATGGCATTGGACGTGGGTGCTTATAATATTCGAGTGAATGCGATCGCGCCTGGACTGTTCAAATCGGAGATAACAGCTTCCCTAATGGAGATGCCATGGCTTAGTGCATTGACAAAGAAATTAGTTCCATTGAAAACACTCGGCACCACAGATCCAGCAATAACCATGCTCGTGCAATATCTGCTTCACGATTCGTCCGAGTACATCTCGGCCAATGTTTTCATCGTCGATGCAGGGACCAGTCTCACAGGGGTCCCTCTCTATTCCTCGCTCTAA